GCCATGTGGTtggcaaataatactgccatacaatgaACAATTAcctcacagtgcccacataatactgccatgtaGCGCCCACATACTGCTACCATGTGGTTCACATATATTATTGCCATGTGGGtggcaaataatactgccatacaataACTAAGTTCCATACAGTTCCTAAAAACCGTGTCTAAACCATAGGACGGCTTGATACGTGCGGACAGTTGTAGTAGCTGCCCGTGCTACAATGCAGCCTATTGGCACGATGACAGCTGCTTCTCCTTCTTAAAGGTACTATATACCTCATTTCACCTGGTTACTTGCAGGGTGGCACAACGCTCTAAGCTGCTCTGCCAGGACCTCTGCCTTCTACAAACATCAAAGAGTCTCATCGCCCACCGGGATTATGTAATTCCCCTGCAGTTACTTCATACAAGAAGTCCTATGAGAGTCACTGTGTTGTGGTGGGGGGcatcaccagaggcgtaacttgaagctcctgggccccaatgcaaaacctggtacggggcccccaactataatgctttattcatagtactggacttcctatatggagaagagaggccttatgggccccctaagactcctgggcccgggtgcaaccgcatcccctgcaccccctatagttacacccatggGCATCACTATTGGGGAACGATCAATGCTCTGAAGGCCTCCTGGCAACAGACCCCATCAggagaggagagcacctaggaccACCATGTCCCAACGCACATCAGTGCCATCACCCTCTATAATATGGAAGCGATGGCGATGTTTTGCCGGTAGGAGATGGTCAGCAGTCCTCAGACTGCAGAAAGTGTAAGGGGGCGCCCCACACCTCTCTTTATTAGGATTTTTGCAGTTCTGTTTCCTATTGTTCTTCACTTTGATGTATAAGAAGAGTACTtgtcccctttaaccccttaatgccacaggatgtaagttaatGTCCTGGCTGGGGGCACTTAACACAACAGTTAGTACACTTACTTCTGAGGCCGTACCACCCCGCAGCAAGAGCTGGCTAGCTCTGATAgctagcctcctgctgcaacagcgaggatcgatgagaacaccgatccccactgttacCACTTACATGGTAGTCAATGTACATCACAGCATGAAAGTGTTCACATAGAGAGCAACTGGACGCCATACACTGCTGTCCGGCTTGTCATCGTCTGTGATCAAGGTGAGCAAAACTGCATTGCACTATAGAAGTATTGCAATACATTATCATAGTGACCAGAGCTTTTAGGGTTCATGTTCCCCAcagtgacagaaaaaaaaaataaaaaaataaaaaaattgtttaaaaaaaacaaacaaacaaaaaaaaacacatgtaaattttttttgcacactttcccatttgtgtgtgtgtatatatatatacatacgttaattttttttttatcaactcacatatttggtatcatcatatccgtaacgacctgtacaattaTTTAAACACACTACTTATCCTGTTccgcaaaaactgtaaaaacgaATAACccaaagggtgactacccactagcgtttttttccactgcgaattcactgcggtttttttttccagatgcctATGggactttgcgtttttaacattagaaagtcccatggacaattggaaaaaaaaaaacgcagcaaattcgcagcgggaaaaaaaacgctagtgggtagtcaccctaacaggcaaaatgcttactttgttcattttgcctccaaaaaaaatgcaagtaaaatgatcaaaaaagccgtatgtaccccaaaatggtacaagtaAAGACTACAGCCagtcaagcaaaaaaaaaggcctcccagagctccgtccatggaaaaataagaacgTTATGGAACTCTAAATGCAACAATTAGAAGAAaatcatttccaaaaaaaaggtttttattgcgcaaaagtggaaaaacctggaaaaaaagtaataattttggtatcggaGTAATCATACCaacttgcaggaaaaaaaagtatcATGTCATGCTCCTCATACACACACCATTACATAGGGTGGTCTGCACTTACCAGTCCCCCCTGCGAGCATCCCAAGATGCTTTGTGGTCTTCGTCTGAGGCTCAGACTTTTTATCTGGTCTGATGGCAAATTTACCTGAAAGAGAACcagaaaaaggagaaaatgaaGGAGCTGCGCACCGATCCATGGTCATTTATATCAAGAGGAATAGGAAAGccatgctgggagtagtagtactgtggCAGTGAAATGCAGGACGTTAATCTCTTAGTAAATTGTAACTTCACATTAAAGCTCCACTAATGTAGAGAAAATATTGAAAATCGCTCTGCTATATGATGCGTGATTATCTATAATACTTTATCTGAAAAGACTCCTTCCCGCAGCTGGATTAACTGCTTCCTGACTGCATCACATACCTATAAGTCATGTGATCATAAAGAGTGTATGGAGCCAGTTTGGGAGCTGACAGTTGATAGCgggtggcattttaaaagaattgcgtttttcacacgcgggagaaaaaacacggcatgctccattctgccacggattccgcgcggatcggcaacattgctatcacattgatagcaatgtgtgcggatatctgcatgcaaaaaaaaacccatttaaagcaagtccgtgcggaatctgcggcagattctgcgcggattgtatttttctagtgggcaTGAAGCCTTAGAGGgcagggaacaaaaaaaaaaagtataaaaaatgaaaGATCTCAGATCTTGAAGCAGTTAATATTAATGgaggccccatcccacctccaagACCTCACCCTCATCTTAGCCCCTATCACAGCCACGTACGATATAGGTGAGGTAGCTGTGTATATATGTGGCCGTCTCCACTAAGGTCTGTACAAGTTATGGAGATATCCGAGCCGCCTCTCAACTTCTTCTTGGATAGGATGACTGAACACTCATCACTGGCGTCACGCATTAATATCAGACCAGTTAACCTACCCTTTCCTTTGTAGACCAGAAGGCCATTAGGGCCCCGGAAATCAATAGCGTCCCCAATCTTCAAGCTATCCAAATACTGGGACATTTTTCCTCCTTCAGGGAATTTAGGATTCACATTTTTGTAGTAAACCTGTGTAGCAGAATGACAGACGTTTAATAGCTTTATTAAGTCACCCTCCCCACCGTTCATTTTAGCCAAGATCATATAAAATGAAGTGTTTAGAGTGGCCTTATATTGCACAATCGCagcatggtagagttggaagggacctccagggacatcggatccaaccccctgctcagtgcagggtcaCCGAATCATCCCgcttctgtttgaacacttctattacaggagaactcaccacctcccgtgctaatctgttccactcattgatccccctcactgtctaatatcttatctgtgtctcctgcctttcattttcatcccatcgcttctagtctttccttgtacaaatgagaatagggctgatccctctgcactgtgacagcccttcagatatttgtagacagctattaagtctcctctcagccttcttttctgcaagctaaacattcccagatcctttaaccgttcctcctaggacatgatttgcagaccgctcaccatcttagtaactcttctctgaacttgctccagtttgtctatgtcttttttaaagtggggtgcccagaactggacccagtattccagatgaggtctgactaaggaagagtagagggggataatgaccttacatgatctagactctatgcttctcttaatacatcccagaattgtgtttgccaatTTTGCTGttgtatcacactgttgactcatgttcagtttgtgatcCATTGCCTGTATAGTTGCTCAAAAAGTTACTAAAGTGTACAAATTACTTTTGtatgtgtgcttttacacagagcaattgttCAATTTGCGATCGCTGAATGAATCATGGGGAGCACTTACACGGGCCGAAATATCATTCATCGACTAGTTAGGGTTCATGAGGCTCTTTTGCAGGGGTGTATTTGAATTTTGACAAACAGTCATAGGTTTCTGAGTCCACTGAACATACATAAATACATGCGACCTGTCTTCGAGTGAATACTTACTACTGCATATGTTCCATTAAAGGCCAAACCACTGAGAGACCGCAACAATGGGTGTATCTTTAAAGACCAAAACAAGCCAGAGACCGTAGCACTGAGAGTTCtttagtagatcagcagggactATTCAGTTGGGGATCATTTGAATGTATTTATGGGTTTTCAAgaaccaatgagcattaagtgggagggcaaagTGCTCAAAAAAAAGTCTGGACCCAACCAATGTTGGGTGGGAGGTGCATGCTGAACAAGCGCACGCCTCCCTGCAAAATTGTTGGAAaacaaacaactgcctgtttacaccaaataataattaatcaaccagtgactatttttaggtcaGCTGAAATGAAGAGACTAGTGAACAACTTCTCACATGTCACCTGTTTGGTGGtcatgtttacatggaacaacagtCGCTTACATCCGCTCTATCGAGTGATTACTTGgacgatagttgtcccatgttaaGCCACCCTTACCATATGAGACTACTTCCCAGGGGGAAATAATACATCTTTCACAATCCACAGAACATATATCGTGCAGAGAGTGAAACAGCAGGGGGTATGAGAGCTAATAAGAAATcagcagaactgtgaatgcagctctggaagtgaTTGGACTTAAGTGGGTTGGTCCTAAATTCAGACTAGGACAATAGGGAATCTGTAGGCGCCTCCTGTGAGTTTTTGTAATGTTCCTCTCTACTCCTTATAACAAGCTTCACACTGCAGGACAATACTTTACCTTTACAACAAGGTCAACATGACCTTTTACTTCATCACTGGACACCGGGGTGTACGCCCGAATCACCAGGCTGCCGTTAACTTTTGCAGTGAGATAAACATGTTGCCCTATGGAGACAGAATATAGGGTGTCTGGTCACAAATCTGATACGGTTAAATGGgctgtacaggattagaaaagcaCAGTTGCTctgttccagaaacagcgccacacctgtgtGTAGGTTGTTTctggtattacagatcagctctattgaagtgaatggggaactgtaataccacatacaacctgtgaACAGGTGTAGCactatttctggaagaaagcagaaaCCATGTTTCTCCTAATCCTATACAATCTTTTAATGCTTAGTAAAGGAGAAATTTAAGCCAACCTTACACTAAAATGCCAATAACCCATAGGACAGGAACTATATTGTGTAGGATTCCCTCtagctctggatcaacattggggtgtaaaaggctgaactagatggacatttgtcatttttcagcctaacatactatttaGCCCAATGAAGTGCCACAACTCTATGTGGCATCGATcccacaagtggacagaagacgTCTGGAGGTATTTGTAGATGAAGGATCTCGGGTGTGAATGGACCTCCCTACCAAAGCTCACAAATGCTGGATTGGGCTCATGTGTGGGAATGTACAGGCCATACAATTCATAGGAACTCATCAGAATGCCCCTCCAACTTGGACGCGATGGCacgatgcattatcctgctggaatatcccatctttGTAGTGGTACAAGAAGTCCAGGAAGGACTGCAAATGGTTAGCAAGCAGTGAAACGCAGTAGACACTggtcaatgacatgtttaggtTGAATGGTAGACCCAACCCATGCtatgagaacacaccccacaccagtatggaaccacccaCAGCCTACATAGTGCCTTGCTGACAATTGGGGTCCATGGTTCATGGGGTCTGTGCAACGcacaaaccctaccatcagctcgaaacaattggtaccatgactcatcGGACCACGCCACTTGTTACCAGTTCTCTAGgatccagttagcaacctcactAGCCCAGGTACACACATTGTCACATTCATAGTATACATGTGACACTGTGAttcgaggaatgttaaatgcccacacAACTTTGGAATTGTAATGTCCCATCCGTCAGGCGCCCACTATCATGCCACGTTCAAATTCTAATTCACATCGCCTTGCCATGAGTATGTTGAACAGTGTTCAACCACACTCACTAGATAACCCCTCCCAACTTATCTTATACCGGTGTGGGAGTTCCCGAGCTGTCACCTGAGCCGCCACTTCATGACCAATTTCCATACCGCTATCCCGCGACTTTCAGCATCACAGTGTATATGAATTGTTAGCTTAACCAGCCGTTTTCGGGAGGGATCAGCTAAGATATCAATCTAGTTTTAAGGAGGACAACTTGACCAGACCTCCACAGTCTTCAGGATCAGACGAGGATTAgtaatttcaacatgcccaaaaTTTCCTTTTCTCAGTGGATAAGCATTGCGCCATTTAATTTAGTGTGCGTCTACAGAGATGTAGTTTCCACAGCAGCAAATCTGCATCCTATCCAGGCCAAACCCACGTGCATTACATGCAGATTTCTCATGAAGATGATTAGTAGCCTAGATTGACGTGCTGAAAATGTAAAACTGGCACCACAGCTCGATTCACGCTGCAgattagtttctgcatgcaaatccTTATAGTGATATTTATCATAAGTCTTACCTATAGGAAGTCCCAAAATGTGCTCTGATGAAGGCAGGCCAAATCGGAATCGCTTCGTGTCATGGCTGATttccttaaaaaacaaaaaatttatgATAATGATACTTACTAAGgctaggtagagaaaaaaaaaacgtatccgTGTTGCGTCTGCCAGAAACAGacaattccgcagcatttttgcTACGTGATGCGCATGcctgcagtctctgcaatagatcagcattccttcctagccagtgaaccctacatcacagggacgtgaccttcaacgacctgcaggaagaagaatgcgaggaatgcaggcttcataacaagccacCAGGCTTGCAGTGAGCTGCCCCAGGACTgcaagagacaggagaagatcagtgaggagaagatgatgTAAGGAGTCTCACaggaaaagaagggggggggggaataggggagtatagaattttttgtttttatgacaaaaccccttcaaggacattgcttttttcttttttctaaaaaACTCAATTCTGACAAAGCTTTACTAGGATAGGACTGTTATGGCTGCAgttataccaaatatgttttttccggttttctttatttatatttctttttattacaaatatcggaaatgtttttttttctcactttattaCCCATTATTTttcttaataattaataaaaaaattttaaactgattttaacatttttttagcccccatagggGACAAAAACTtgagtttgatcgctcctgcagtatgatataatgccatagtattacattataccgcgatctaaCAAgcaatcaagccacaccacaggcatgactggataggcaatctgcaatggcagcccttggAGCCTTCAATAGGTCCTTGGCTACTAAGGCAACCAAATAGTACCCCCTGATCTCATTGTGAGGGGCTGTTCAGAACCACCAAACTCCAATCGGGACattgaaatgccgctgtcagacttgacctttaaagggttaagaaagGAAAACATGACAATTCCTGGGTATTTACGCATTAAGTAATTCACATTCTTGCCAGAAAGCCGGGACGTAAAATTACCTGTTTGTCAATAAGAGGCAGCGGATACTTTGTGTTGGGATCTAGAAGAGTGACGGGACCTTTCTTCCGctgggaacccattgatttaatgaGGATTAGTAAGACGGTCACGCCAACGACTGCCAGCGCTAGCATCACGTTGGTCTCCTGGAAAACAAGAGGCATGTTATGTGCTGAGAAGATGGAATCCCCATTACAGTCATCCTGATGAAGAGGGTCCCCGTGGTCAGAACCCTGCAGATCCAACATTTAGACTAGATGGGTTGTACAAGTATATAGTATATTTTAATGGAGTTCCCCTTTATAGAGGGTTTTCCTTTCTTGGGAAGTGATGGCATACCATTAGGATACAGCATCACCTTCTGATTGGTGGTTGTACGACTGCTTGGCCCTTCACCCATCATCAATAGGGCCCGGCTCCCATCACCCCACCAGTCAGTTACCTTGAACAGCTCTATACACggccccccactgatctgatctgATAGCTTATCCTAAGAACAAGCAATTAATATCCAAGTCCCGGAAAACCACTTTAGGTACTGCAGCCCCTTCACAGCAGCGCTCCTGGGCACTTGCTGGGAGGTGAACGAAAGCC
The Eleutherodactylus coqui strain aEleCoq1 chromosome 11, aEleCoq1.hap1, whole genome shotgun sequence genome window above contains:
- the LOC136582339 gene encoding NADH-cytochrome b5 reductase 2, whose translation is METNVMLALAVVGVTVLLILIKSMGSQRKKGPVTLLDPNTKYPLPLIDKQEISHDTKRFRFGLPSSEHILGLPIGQHVYLTAKVNGSLVIRAYTPVSSDEVKGHVDLVVKVYYKNVNPKFPEGGKMSQYLDSLKIGDAIDFRGPNGLLVYKGKGKFAIRPDKKSEPQTKTTKHLGMLAGGTGITPMLQLIRHITRDPHDDTKCYLIFANQTEDDILLRSELEDVVKSHPDQFKVFYTLDRPPQGWKYGTGFVTTDMIKKHLPPTADNPLILMCGPPPMIQFACQDNLTKLGYPEDRRFAY